A stretch of the Desulforamulus ferrireducens genome encodes the following:
- a CDS encoding nitrogenase component 1, with protein sequence MSNHRDVNENPCNMCMPMGGILAFKGIEGCMVMLHGSQGCATYMRRHMAEHFNEPIDVASSSLNEKGTIYGGEKNLKQGLDNLITGYQPGVIGVLTTCLAETIGEDIERIAKEYRAERELKDLAIITVSSPGYGGTHFEGYWATLQGIVSQLARETVKHQRINVIVPHLSPADLREIKRIMQLLGVEYTLLPDFSETLDRPYQRPYQRMPQGGTKIADIKDMPGAKATIQMGITVADNISPGKYLESKFGVPLYNLPIPMGVENTDRFINLLVELTGNPVPDELLKERGRLLDCMIDSHKHNAQGRSVIFGEPENVYAVVKTCLENGIKPVVVGTGSKNQEFVNLLKELLQISPEPCLITTDSDFTILRQNSVARQANIAIGHSDGRYLTEREGIPLVRHGFPIHDRTGGQRLLSVGYLGTTMFLDRVTNTLLENKYKHYRQLIYNKFYQGESKQTSNPKESCGEVHEVHLFKH encoded by the coding sequence ATGTCTAACCACCGGGATGTTAATGAAAATCCTTGCAACATGTGCATGCCCATGGGAGGCATCCTGGCCTTTAAGGGTATTGAAGGGTGCATGGTCATGCTGCATGGGTCCCAAGGGTGCGCCACCTATATGAGGCGACACATGGCAGAACACTTTAACGAGCCCATCGATGTGGCTTCCTCCTCCCTGAACGAAAAGGGAACCATTTATGGGGGAGAAAAAAATCTCAAGCAAGGCCTTGATAATTTAATTACAGGCTATCAGCCAGGTGTTATCGGCGTTCTCACCACCTGCCTGGCAGAAACCATTGGCGAAGATATAGAAAGAATTGCCAAGGAATACCGAGCAGAAAGGGAATTAAAGGACCTTGCCATTATCACCGTCAGTAGCCCCGGCTATGGGGGAACACACTTTGAGGGGTATTGGGCAACTCTCCAGGGTATTGTTTCTCAGTTAGCACGGGAGACAGTGAAACATCAGAGAATTAATGTTATTGTTCCCCACCTGAGCCCTGCTGATTTGCGGGAAATTAAGAGAATCATGCAATTATTGGGTGTAGAGTATACCCTGCTGCCAGACTTCTCGGAAACCCTGGACCGCCCCTACCAACGGCCTTATCAAAGGATGCCCCAGGGTGGTACAAAAATTGCTGATATTAAAGATATGCCTGGCGCTAAGGCCACCATTCAAATGGGTATCACGGTGGCGGATAATATTTCGCCGGGCAAATATCTGGAAAGCAAGTTTGGTGTTCCCCTGTATAACCTACCTATTCCCATGGGCGTGGAAAATACGGACAGATTTATTAATTTATTAGTTGAATTGACAGGTAACCCAGTCCCGGATGAATTGCTCAAGGAGCGGGGCAGACTGTTGGATTGCATGATTGACTCCCATAAGCATAATGCCCAGGGGCGCAGTGTTATCTTCGGCGAACCGGAAAATGTCTATGCGGTGGTTAAGACCTGTCTGGAAAACGGCATCAAGCCGGTGGTGGTTGGTACCGGCAGCAAAAACCAGGAATTTGTCAACTTGTTAAAGGAACTGCTGCAGATTTCCCCGGAGCCTTGTCTTATTACCACTGACAGTGACTTTACCATCCTTCGCCAAAACAGCGTGGCCAGGCAGGCAAATATTGCCATTGGTCATTCCGATGGACGTTACTTAACTGAAAGGGAAGGAATTCCCCTGGTAAGACATGGTTTTCCCATTCATGACCGCACCGGAGGACAACGATTGCTCTCCGTTGGCTATTTAGGAACAACCATGTTTTTGGACCGGGTGACCAACACCCTGCTGGAAAATAAATATAAGCATTATCGTCAGTTAATCTACAACAAGTTCTATCAAGGGGAGAGCAAGCAAACAAGCAACCCCAAAGAAAGTTGTGGTGAAGTGCATGAAGTACACCTGTTCAAACACTAA
- the nifE gene encoding nitrogenase iron-molybdenum cofactor biosynthesis protein NifE: MQKPILWEDIILDRAASIATKGKQKNKIRCDTDSVAGAVSQRACVYCGARVVLNPVTDAIHLVHGPIGCASYTWDIRGSLSSGAELYRNSFSTDLKEQDVIFGGEKRLARAIDELVKKHPAKVVFVYSTCIVGVIGDDLEAVCKAAASRHNIEVIPVQSSGFIGNKAAGYRAACDALLRLIKPNKPMKRTKKPVINYLGDFNLAGELWIIEDYLKQMGVTVNVAFTGDSSYQRLKKTTSAALNIIQCAGSMMYLAQQLKEQYGIPYFNVSFLGLQDTSDSLRKIAAYFQDEQMQARAEALIKRETERIMPELAWYREKLKGKKAAIYVGGGFKAISLIKQFKEIGIDVVMIGTQTGRREEYETINELVNEGTVILDDASPSELEKFMTEKGTHLLVGGVKERPLAYKLGIAFIDHSHDRKHPLSGFVGAVNLAKEVYATLCSPVWNYL; this comes from the coding sequence GTGCAGAAACCAATCCTCTGGGAGGATATTATTTTGGACAGAGCAGCTTCCATTGCCACCAAAGGAAAGCAAAAAAATAAAATTAGGTGTGATACCGATAGTGTGGCAGGGGCTGTCAGTCAGCGTGCCTGTGTGTACTGCGGGGCCAGGGTGGTGTTAAACCCGGTGACCGATGCCATCCATCTGGTCCACGGTCCCATTGGTTGTGCCAGTTATACCTGGGACATCCGGGGGAGCCTAAGCAGCGGGGCAGAACTTTACCGCAACAGCTTTTCCACTGATTTAAAGGAACAAGATGTCATTTTTGGCGGTGAAAAAAGGCTGGCCAGGGCTATTGATGAGTTGGTGAAAAAACACCCGGCCAAGGTTGTGTTTGTCTATTCCACCTGTATCGTCGGGGTCATCGGAGATGATTTGGAGGCGGTATGTAAAGCCGCCGCCTCCCGTCATAACATTGAGGTAATACCTGTCCAATCCAGCGGCTTCATTGGCAATAAGGCTGCGGGTTACCGGGCCGCCTGTGATGCATTGCTGCGTTTAATTAAACCCAACAAACCAATGAAAAGAACGAAGAAGCCAGTGATCAATTATTTGGGGGACTTTAACCTCGCCGGTGAACTATGGATTATTGAGGATTATCTCAAACAAATGGGAGTCACTGTTAATGTGGCCTTCACCGGTGACTCCAGTTACCAGCGGTTAAAAAAGACCACCTCTGCTGCCCTTAATATCATCCAATGTGCTGGGTCCATGATGTATCTGGCGCAGCAGTTAAAGGAGCAATATGGTATTCCCTATTTCAATGTTTCCTTCCTGGGATTGCAGGACACTTCAGATTCCCTGAGAAAAATTGCTGCTTATTTTCAAGATGAACAAATGCAAGCCCGGGCAGAAGCTTTAATTAAGCGAGAGACAGAGCGGATAATGCCTGAGTTGGCGTGGTACCGAGAAAAACTTAAGGGTAAAAAGGCAGCCATTTATGTAGGTGGCGGGTTTAAAGCCATCTCCTTAATTAAGCAGTTTAAGGAGATTGGTATTGATGTGGTAATGATTGGCACGCAAACCGGTCGTCGGGAAGAGTATGAAACCATTAATGAACTGGTCAATGAAGGAACGGTTATTTTAGATGATGCTTCACCATCTGAATTGGAAAAATTTATGACCGAAAAGGGAACTCATCTGCTGGTGGGTGGTGTGAAGGAAAGACCCCTGGCTTATAAACTGGGTATAGCCTTTATCGACCATAGTCATGATCGGAAGCATCCCCTCAGTGGTTTTGTGGGTGCGGTCAATCTGGCAAAGGAGGTTTACGCAACCCTTTGCTCTCCCGTCTGGAATTATTTATAG
- the nifK gene encoding nitrogenase molybdenum-iron protein subunit beta: MLDCTPKEIKERTGGVINPAKTCQPIGAMYAALGIHRCLPHSHGSQGCCSYHRMHLSRHFRDPIMASSSSFTEGSSVFGGGANLKTAIKNVFAIYNPDVMAVHTTCLSETIGDDLPTIIKGAEIPEGKVVIHANTPSYQGSHITGFSNMVKGMVNYLSTASLETKKEQVNIIPGFVNPGDMREIKRILKVMGIKFIMFPDTSGVVDSPMTGKYEMFPKGGTTLAELRDTGNSKVTIALGSYASGDAAYQLERKCQVQPLIIKTPIGIKASDEFLMALMNKFTVDIPPELAEERGQLVDIMTDTHFHFHGKKVAIFGDPDIVIAMTEFLLSLGMKPIHVLTGTPATGGAIGHTVGNFEQEVGEMLKQAGVAGRVKAAGDLFELHQWIKNEPVDLLIGNTYGKYIAKAEDIPFVRLGFPILDRSVHSYLPVVGYKGAMRLLEMISNALLDRADRDAKDQDFELVM; encoded by the coding sequence ATGCTAGATTGTACACCAAAGGAAATTAAGGAACGCACCGGTGGGGTGATTAATCCCGCCAAAACCTGCCAACCCATAGGTGCCATGTATGCAGCCCTTGGTATCCATAGGTGTTTACCCCACAGCCACGGTTCTCAAGGGTGCTGCTCCTATCACCGGATGCATCTATCCAGACACTTCCGTGACCCCATCATGGCCTCCTCCAGTTCCTTCACCGAAGGTTCCTCTGTTTTTGGTGGTGGTGCAAACTTAAAAACAGCCATTAAAAATGTGTTTGCTATTTATAACCCGGATGTTATGGCGGTGCATACCACCTGCTTGTCAGAAACCATTGGTGACGACCTGCCAACCATTATCAAAGGCGCTGAAATTCCCGAGGGTAAAGTGGTTATTCATGCCAATACACCTAGCTACCAGGGTTCCCACATCACTGGATTTTCCAATATGGTCAAAGGCATGGTAAATTACCTGTCCACAGCTTCCCTGGAGACCAAAAAGGAACAGGTTAACATAATTCCCGGCTTTGTCAACCCCGGGGATATGAGAGAGATAAAAAGGATTCTCAAAGTAATGGGTATTAAGTTCATCATGTTTCCGGATACCTCCGGTGTGGTGGACTCTCCTATGACAGGGAAGTATGAGATGTTCCCGAAGGGTGGCACCACCTTAGCAGAACTGAGGGATACAGGCAACTCTAAGGTAACCATTGCCCTGGGCAGCTATGCCTCAGGGGATGCTGCCTATCAATTGGAAAGGAAATGTCAAGTGCAACCGCTCATTATCAAAACACCCATTGGCATAAAAGCCAGCGATGAGTTTTTAATGGCCTTAATGAACAAGTTTACCGTAGATATTCCCCCTGAGTTGGCAGAGGAACGGGGGCAGTTAGTGGATATCATGACCGACACTCATTTTCATTTTCACGGTAAAAAGGTGGCCATCTTTGGTGACCCTGACATTGTTATTGCCATGACCGAATTTCTGTTAAGTCTGGGCATGAAACCCATCCATGTCCTGACCGGCACTCCTGCCACTGGCGGAGCCATTGGGCACACGGTTGGCAATTTCGAACAGGAAGTAGGAGAAATGTTAAAACAGGCGGGAGTTGCGGGCAGAGTAAAAGCCGCCGGGGATCTCTTTGAACTTCACCAATGGATCAAAAATGAACCGGTTGACTTATTGATTGGCAATACCTACGGCAAATACATTGCTAAAGCTGAAGATATTCCCTTTGTACGACTGGGTTTCCCCATTCTCGACCGTAGTGTTCATTCCTACCTGCCTGTGGTGGGATATAAGGGGGCTATGCGCTTGCTGGAGATGATTAGTAATGCCCTGCTTGATCGAGCTGATCGTGATGCCAAGGATCAAGATTTTGAACTGGTCATGTAA
- the nifD gene encoding nitrogenase molybdenum-iron protein alpha chain, producing MAINEKVLDEILSQYPTKVKKNRKKHIIIKDPNQARQEIEANTRTIPGIITNRGCAYAGCKGVVLGPLKDVVHITHGPIGCGYYSWLTRRNKAASSDPTKNFISYCFSTDMQESDIVFGGEKKLARMIDEVMEIFKPNAITISATCPVGLIGDDLGAVAKAAEQKHGITVMHFNCEGYKGVSQSAGHHIANNTLMERVIGAGELEAAPGRYPINILGEYNIGGDSWEIERILREIGYTVLSVMTGDGSYEELKNAHVAELNLVQCHRSINYIAEMLETKYGTPWLKVNFIGIQSTIDSLRNMAIYFGDPELTRRTEEVIAKELAEVEPVMEQYKKICQGKTAFCFVGGSRGHHYQGLFAELGMETVLAGYEFAHRDDYEGRDVLPQIKLDADNKNIPELHVEPDQRRFKLKVPRERMEELKKKIPLSYYAGMMVDMKGGHVVVDDLNHYETEQFIKLLKPDIFASGIKDKYVVQKMGIPAKQLHSYDYSGPYAGFKGAVKFAEDITMSFISPTWNFITPPWKNQPILEGEIVEGGCSTC from the coding sequence GTGGCCATTAATGAAAAAGTTTTGGATGAGATATTAAGTCAATACCCAACTAAAGTTAAGAAAAACCGTAAGAAGCACATTATTATCAAGGATCCTAACCAGGCTCGTCAGGAAATCGAAGCTAACACCAGGACCATTCCCGGCATTATAACAAACCGCGGCTGTGCCTATGCCGGATGTAAAGGTGTTGTCTTGGGACCGCTCAAGGATGTTGTACACATCACCCATGGACCCATTGGCTGTGGTTATTATTCCTGGTTAACCAGACGTAATAAGGCTGCAAGCAGTGATCCCACCAAGAATTTTATCAGTTATTGTTTTTCCACCGATATGCAGGAAAGCGATATCGTTTTTGGCGGCGAGAAAAAATTAGCCAGAATGATCGATGAAGTAATGGAAATTTTCAAGCCTAATGCCATTACCATTTCAGCCACCTGCCCCGTTGGGCTGATAGGCGATGACCTGGGGGCGGTGGCCAAGGCAGCAGAACAAAAACACGGTATCACGGTAATGCACTTTAATTGTGAAGGATATAAGGGAGTTAGCCAGTCAGCTGGCCACCATATTGCCAATAACACTCTTATGGAAAGAGTGATTGGAGCAGGGGAACTGGAAGCAGCCCCTGGCCGCTATCCCATTAACATACTGGGGGAATACAATATCGGCGGTGACAGTTGGGAGATAGAAAGAATACTTAGAGAAATTGGCTATACCGTCTTGTCTGTAATGACCGGCGATGGGTCTTACGAAGAACTGAAAAATGCCCATGTGGCCGAATTAAACCTGGTTCAGTGTCATCGATCCATTAACTATATTGCTGAGATGTTAGAAACTAAATACGGCACTCCCTGGTTAAAGGTAAACTTTATTGGTATCCAGAGTACCATAGATTCGCTAAGAAACATGGCCATCTATTTTGGTGACCCGGAATTAACGCGCCGAACCGAAGAGGTTATAGCAAAGGAATTGGCTGAAGTGGAACCGGTGATGGAGCAGTATAAAAAGATTTGCCAAGGGAAGACAGCCTTTTGCTTTGTGGGTGGTTCCAGAGGTCACCATTATCAAGGATTATTTGCCGAACTGGGCATGGAAACTGTTTTGGCTGGCTATGAGTTTGCTCACCGGGATGATTATGAGGGTAGAGATGTACTTCCCCAGATTAAGCTAGATGCCGATAACAAGAATATTCCTGAACTACACGTAGAACCAGATCAAAGAAGATTTAAGTTGAAAGTACCTAGGGAACGGATGGAAGAGTTAAAGAAAAAAATTCCCCTCAGCTATTACGCAGGCATGATGGTAGACATGAAGGGGGGCCATGTAGTTGTGGATGACTTAAATCACTACGAAACCGAACAATTTATTAAGCTTTTAAAGCCAGATATCTTTGCCTCAGGTATCAAGGATAAATATGTTGTGCAAAAAATGGGTATTCCTGCCAAACAGTTGCATTCCTATGATTACAGCGGCCCCTATGCCGGGTTTAAAGGGGCGGTAAAATTTGCAGAAGATATAACCATGAGTTTTATTTCACCGACTTGGAATTTTATCACCCCCCCTTGGAAAAACCAACCAATCCTGGAGGGAGAAATTGTGGAAGGGGGCTGCTCCACATGCTAG
- a CDS encoding P-II family nitrogen regulator → MKEIIAIIRMNKVNVTKKALADIGVCGLHAMKVMGRGKMMVDFSLLDELGVKEEIGGLLAEGLSGGARLIPKRMLTILVRDQDVAKVVDTIIQVNREGHRGDGKIFVGPVLDAVRVRTGEQGEAAI, encoded by the coding sequence ATGAAAGAAATCATAGCTATTATTCGCATGAATAAGGTTAATGTCACTAAAAAAGCCCTGGCCGATATAGGTGTTTGCGGTCTCCATGCCATGAAGGTGATGGGCCGAGGAAAAATGATGGTGGATTTCTCTCTACTTGATGAGTTGGGGGTCAAGGAAGAAATAGGTGGCCTGCTGGCCGAGGGTCTGTCAGGTGGAGCCCGCTTAATTCCTAAACGGATGTTAACCATACTGGTTCGTGATCAGGATGTTGCCAAGGTAGTTGATACCATTATTCAAGTAAATAGGGAAGGTCACAGGGGAGATGGCAAAATCTTTGTGGGACCGGTACTGGATGCTGTTCGGGTAAGAACCGGTGAACAGGGAGAGGCGGCCATATAA
- a CDS encoding P-II family nitrogen regulator codes for MLMIRAIVRPEKTNIILAELNSAGFPAVTKMDVVGRGKQRGVKVGEVIYDEIAKEMLMLVVQDEKDKDDVVGIIAKYAKTGEKGAFGDGKIFVTPVEEAYTISSGTKGL; via the coding sequence ATGTTAATGATCAGAGCCATAGTGAGACCGGAAAAAACCAATATTATTTTAGCTGAGTTGAACAGTGCCGGTTTTCCTGCCGTAACTAAAATGGATGTGGTTGGTCGGGGTAAGCAGCGAGGCGTTAAGGTGGGGGAAGTTATTTACGATGAAATCGCCAAAGAGATGTTGATGCTGGTGGTACAGGATGAAAAGGATAAGGATGATGTAGTGGGCATTATTGCCAAATATGCCAAAACCGGCGAAAAAGGAGCCTTTGGAGACGGTAAAATCTTTGTTACCCCTGTGGAGGAAGCCTATACCATCAGCAGTGGCACCAAGGGTTTGTAA
- the nifH gene encoding nitrogenase iron protein: MRQIAIYGKGGIGKSTTTQNTVAALAEAGKKIMVVGCDPKADSTRLLLHGLSQKTVLDTLRDEGEDIDLEDVLLTGYGGVKCVESGGPEPGVGCAGRGIITSINLLESLGAYTTDLDYVFYDVLGDVVCGGFAMPIREGKAQEIYIVASGEMMALYAANNISKGIQKFAHSGGVRLGGIICNSRKVDNELELLTAFAKELGSQLIHFVPRDNIVQRAEINKKTVIDYDPTQPQAYEYRTLARSIDDNDMFVIPKPMTQDRLEELLMAHGILD; the protein is encoded by the coding sequence ATGAGACAAATTGCTATTTATGGCAAAGGTGGTATTGGCAAATCCACCACAACTCAGAATACGGTAGCTGCTTTAGCTGAAGCCGGTAAAAAAATCATGGTGGTAGGCTGTGATCCCAAGGCTGACTCAACACGTTTATTGCTCCATGGTCTAAGTCAGAAGACAGTATTGGATACCCTTAGGGATGAAGGCGAAGATATCGATTTAGAAGATGTTCTTCTGACCGGTTATGGTGGGGTCAAATGTGTAGAATCTGGTGGACCTGAACCAGGCGTAGGCTGTGCCGGTCGAGGTATTATTACCTCCATTAATTTACTGGAATCCTTAGGTGCCTATACTACCGACCTAGACTATGTATTTTACGATGTTCTGGGTGATGTTGTCTGCGGTGGTTTTGCCATGCCAATCCGGGAGGGTAAGGCCCAAGAAATCTATATTGTTGCCTCCGGTGAAATGATGGCACTTTACGCAGCCAACAATATATCCAAAGGTATTCAAAAATTTGCCCATTCAGGTGGTGTAAGGCTTGGCGGCATTATTTGCAACAGCCGCAAGGTGGACAATGAACTTGAGTTGTTAACTGCCTTTGCCAAGGAATTAGGGTCCCAGCTAATCCACTTTGTTCCCAGAGACAACATCGTCCAAAGGGCGGAGATTAACAAGAAAACAGTCATTGATTATGATCCCACCCAACCCCAGGCCTATGAGTACAGGACCCTGGCCAGAAGCATAGATGACAACGATATGTTTGTTATTCCCAAGCCCATGACCCAGGATCGCCTGGAAGAATTATTAATGGCTCACGGTATTCTCGATTAA
- the brnQ gene encoding branched-chain amino acid transport system II carrier protein, whose amino-acid sequence MQLSKKEVFFTGLALLAMFFGAGNLIFPPFLGQQAGENLWIAMLGFIITGVGLPLMGVTAVAKAGGDLEYLANRVHPLFSKIITSVVVLCIGPLLAIPRTAATTYEVAVAPIIGHTSSLSLAVTSVVFFGVVLLFVLRGSKLVDDIGKILTPMLVLFLAIVIIKGILYPQGSIGVAQFEMPFSKGFLEGYNTMDALASVIFGMVIVNALRDKGLKDKKEIARVTVWAGIIAAVGLSTVYLGLAYIGATTGSSFTGDNPGQMLSYLTTALLGSLGKYVIAIAMTLACLTTAIGLVACCGNFFSRLSNNRISYNKVCLIATIMSILLANMGLAKILEISVPLLVTVYPIVIVLVVLSLCHNLFGGKRMVYVTSSIGTSVVVLVGLVDMMAAKFGANLTILQSLLALMPWQNQGLGWVTPALFMALIGLLIGPKTKHQS is encoded by the coding sequence ATGCAGTTATCTAAGAAAGAAGTTTTTTTTACTGGTTTAGCATTATTAGCAATGTTTTTTGGCGCAGGAAACTTGATTTTTCCTCCCTTTCTGGGTCAACAGGCAGGAGAAAATTTGTGGATTGCCATGTTAGGTTTTATCATTACCGGTGTAGGATTACCGCTAATGGGCGTGACAGCGGTGGCCAAAGCAGGGGGGGACTTGGAATATTTAGCAAATAGAGTTCACCCATTATTTAGTAAAATAATTACATCTGTAGTTGTTTTGTGTATCGGACCGCTACTAGCTATTCCTCGTACAGCAGCTACTACCTATGAAGTGGCTGTGGCTCCTATTATCGGTCATACTTCGAGCCTAAGTTTAGCTGTTACTTCGGTAGTCTTCTTTGGCGTTGTTTTACTTTTTGTTCTACGTGGCTCAAAATTGGTTGATGATATAGGTAAAATTCTTACCCCCATGTTAGTATTGTTTTTAGCTATAGTAATTATTAAGGGGATATTGTATCCCCAAGGAAGCATTGGTGTAGCACAATTTGAAATGCCCTTTTCAAAGGGCTTTTTAGAAGGATATAATACAATGGATGCCCTGGCTTCAGTAATCTTTGGTATGGTTATTGTCAATGCGTTGAGGGACAAGGGTTTAAAAGATAAAAAGGAAATTGCCAGGGTTACTGTTTGGGCAGGTATTATTGCCGCTGTTGGATTGTCAACTGTTTATCTGGGACTGGCCTATATTGGCGCTACCACTGGCAGTTCCTTTACCGGAGACAATCCTGGACAAATGCTATCATACCTTACCACAGCCTTACTAGGTTCTTTAGGTAAATATGTTATTGCAATTGCTATGACACTGGCTTGCTTAACTACAGCCATCGGATTAGTGGCCTGCTGTGGCAACTTTTTTAGCAGATTAAGTAATAATAGAATTAGCTATAATAAAGTCTGTCTCATTGCAACAATCATGAGTATATTACTAGCCAATATGGGTCTTGCTAAAATATTGGAGATTTCTGTTCCCCTTCTGGTGACAGTTTATCCCATTGTTATAGTGTTAGTGGTTCTCTCCCTTTGCCATAATTTATTTGGCGGTAAAAGAATGGTCTATGTTACTTCAAGTATCGGCACTTCAGTAGTTGTATTAGTTGGTTTGGTAGATATGATGGCAGCTAAATTTGGTGCTAATCTAACAATTCTACAAAGCCTATTAGCATTAATGCCTTGGCAAAACCAAGGATTGGGTTGGGTAACGCCGGCTTTATTTATGGCCTTAATTGGACTACTTATTGGACCGAAAACAAAGCATCAGAGTTAA